The sequence GAAGACGATGAAGGCATTCTTACCTTTTTGCGCCGCGGCCTGGCGTATGAAGGTTACGAAGTTTTTGATGCGACTGATGGAAAAACAGGCTTGTCAATCGCGCGCGATCATCCGCCCGATCTGGTTGTGCTCGACTTGATGCTGCCCGGCATTGATGGCCTGGAAGTCTGTCGCCGCCTGCGAGCAGGTGGCGATGTGCCCATTATTATCCTTACGGCTAAAGATGGCGTGAATGACCGGATCGTTGGCCTCGATATGGGGGCCGATGATTATATGGTCAAGCCCTTTGATCTCGATGAATTGCTGGCCCGTATCCGCGCCCTGATGCGCCGCTCTCAACCTTCCAGCCGCCCCAAAGTTTATCAATTTGCTGATCTATCTTTGGATACCGGCACGCGCCAGGCACACCGTGGCGAACAGATTATTACCCTCACCGCCAAAGAATACGAGTTACTTGAACTTTTTATGCGCCACCCGCGCCAGGTACTCACCCGCGATGTGATTTACGATTCGGTTTGGGGTTATGATTTTGGCGGCGAGAGCAATATTATCGAAGTTTATGTGCGCTATTTGCGCCAAAAGCTGGAAGATACAGAAGCAGATCGTTTGATCCACACTGTGCGCGGTGTGGGGTACGTACTGCGCAAAACCGACTAA comes from Chloroflexota bacterium and encodes:
- a CDS encoding response regulator transcription factor, with product MTARILVIEDDEGILTFLRRGLAYEGYEVFDATDGKTGLSIARDHPPDLVVLDLMLPGIDGLEVCRRLRAGGDVPIIILTAKDGVNDRIVGLDMGADDYMVKPFDLDELLARIRALMRRSQPSSRPKVYQFADLSLDTGTRQAHRGEQIITLTAKEYELLELFMRHPRQVLTRDVIYDSVWGYDFGGESNIIEVYVRYLRQKLEDTEADRLIHTVRGVGYVLRKTD